Genomic DNA from Thiosocius teredinicola:
CCGTTGACGCCGCCGAGCATCGCAGCGAATTCTGGGAATCAGCGCGTGCATGTCTGACCGACCAGCGGGAGGGAGTTCACGCGCGCCCAGAAGTCGCGAGAAGCGCAGGGAACTCCTTGCGCAAGCAAGGGGCAAGTCTTCGGGTGCCTTTTCTTTTGGGTACTTTTCTTTGGGCAAGCAAAGAAAAGTACCGCGAGTGCGCGCCGCCGCGCGCTATCAAAAAAGCCGTGACGACCTGAAAAACACATGTAGCGAAGCCACATCAAGTAGAAACCAACATAACCGTGGAAAACGTATTTCAATCCCGAAACAAGGCGAAGCCCGCCGTCTACCACCTGCGCGACGTGGTCCGCGACCGTGCCTCCGAAGGCGTGACATTCCGCCTTCGCGTACCGTCTCTGCAGATCCACCAAGGTGAAAAGATCGCGCTGATCGGTGAATCCGGTTGCGGCAAATCCACTCTGCTCGACATGCTCGCGTTCATCTCGCGGCCGAGTGACTTCGCCGCCTTCCGCTTCCGTCCTGAAATCGAAGACGAGGCGATTGACGTCGCCGAATTGTGGAAGAAGAAGAAACAGAACGCGCTGGGCGACCTGCGCAAGGCGCACATTGGCTACGTCATGCAGACCGGCGGCCTGCTGCCCTACCTGAGCGTACGCGAGAACATGTCGCTATCGCGCTCGGTGCTCAGCATGCCGGCCGACGATACGGTCGAGACGCTGGCACGCCACTTGGGCATCGCGCGCCATCTCGACAAGCTGCCCGAAACCCTGTCGGTCGGTGAACGCCAACGGGTGGCGATTGGACGCGCGCTGGCTCACGAACCCTCCATTGTCATTGCCGACGAACCTACCGCGTCGGTC
This window encodes:
- a CDS encoding ABC transporter ATP-binding protein, coding for MENVFQSRNKAKPAVYHLRDVVRDRASEGVTFRLRVPSLQIHQGEKIALIGESGCGKSTLLDMLAFISRPSDFAAFRFRPEIEDEAIDVAELWKKKKQNALGDLRKAHIGYVMQTGGLLPYLSVRENMSLSRSVLSMPADDTVETLARHLGIARHLDKLPETLSVGERQRVAIGRALAHEPSIVIADEPTASVDPFAAEKIMSLFIELAEERNITVVVASHAWRHIKRLGLRRLAHHTHRSKDGSTTETVVNG